The Mycteria americana isolate JAX WOST 10 ecotype Jacksonville Zoo and Gardens chromosome 18, USCA_MyAme_1.0, whole genome shotgun sequence genome window below encodes:
- the MRPL20 gene encoding large ribosomal subunit protein bL20m isoform X2, whose translation MVLLSAPCWLRSRLTDRFWRVQEVLKYARHFRGRKNRCYKLAVRSVRRAFVKSTKARREKKRFLRASQVELNRKMIADLAIYEPKTFKSLAALAQRRRQEGFLAALGDGKEPEGIFSRIVHHY comes from the exons ATGGTGCTGCTGAGCGCGCCGTGCTGGCTCCGCAGCCGCCTCACCGACCGCTTCTGGAGGGTGCAGGAGGTGCTCAAGTATGCGCGG cattttcgTGGAAGGAAGAACCGTTGCTATAAGCTGGCTGTACGAAGTGTTCGGAGAGCTTTTGTGAAGTCTACAAAGgccagaagagagaagaagagattCCTAAGAGCG TCCCAGGTGGAGCTGAATAGGAAAATGATTGCCGACTTGGCTATTTATGAGCCAAAGACGTTCAAGTCCCTAGCTGCCTTAGCCCAGAGGAGGAGACAAGAAGGCTTCCTCGCTGCCCTGGGAGATGGAAAAGAACCGGAGGGGATATTTTCACGTATTGTACATCACTACTGA
- the MRPL20 gene encoding large ribosomal subunit protein bL20m isoform X1, with protein MVLLSAPCWLRSRLTDRFWRVQEVLKYARHFRGRKNRCYKLAVRSVRRAFVKSTKARREKKRFLRALWITRIEAASLEHGLKYPAFISNLIKSQVELNRKMIADLAIYEPKTFKSLAALAQRRRQEGFLAALGDGKEPEGIFSRIVHHY; from the exons ATGGTGCTGCTGAGCGCGCCGTGCTGGCTCCGCAGCCGCCTCACCGACCGCTTCTGGAGGGTGCAGGAGGTGCTCAAGTATGCGCGG cattttcgTGGAAGGAAGAACCGTTGCTATAAGCTGGCTGTACGAAGTGTTCGGAGAGCTTTTGTGAAGTCTACAAAGgccagaagagagaagaagagattCCTAAGAGCG CTCTGGATCACTAGGATTGAAGCAGCTTCTCTTGAACATGGTTTGAAATACCCAGCTTTCATAAGCAATCTGATTAAG TCCCAGGTGGAGCTGAATAGGAAAATGATTGCCGACTTGGCTATTTATGAGCCAAAGACGTTCAAGTCCCTAGCTGCCTTAGCCCAGAGGAGGAGACAAGAAGGCTTCCTCGCTGCCCTGGGAGATGGAAAAGAACCGGAGGGGATATTTTCACGTATTGTACATCACTACTGA